In Euphorbia lathyris chromosome 10, ddEupLath1.1, whole genome shotgun sequence, the DNA window CAAATATGTTTGTCATGTATTACTTAATAACaattattatcatatttattatattactaATACCATTTACAAAGTGGATTGTTATTCGTCGCCCCTATTTTCCTTAccgtcgcctcctgtttgacatttttgcctttttcatttttcattcaaaaaaatgaaattctctcaaccccgaagaacaaaacgaagaaaaatcacgcctccaaaacaatgaaaaatacttgaacatctaagtttcgtattaaccaataatctgaaatttaacgaatttaacttgaaacgaacttttttttttctttgaatttactctaaacgggtagcccatacggtccggtccatggaccgaccGTATGAACTACCAGTTTTGCCTAAGCAAAATCGGGTGGCCTACCCCTttttacctaggcaaaacgggtaggccacccgattttgcctaggcaaaactggtaggctacccgttttcctttagaaaaacggatttattttttttaattataataaatattaaaaattaattggacgcctcaatacgtattttttatttccaatttatctatacgtttttctatccaatcaatacataatttatcaataattgaatttacgttctaaaagataaataaatataaattaacaaataaaaattaattgcacACGTTATtacgtatttttttatttccaatcaataatttatatatacgttttttctatccagtcaatacataatttacgtataattaaatttacgttctaaaaggtaaataaatataatttaccaaataaaaattaattggacacttcaataccgtattttttatttccaatcaataatttatctatacgttttttatatcaaataaataattaattaattaatttttaatatttattataattaaaaaaaaaataaatccgcttttctaaaggaaaacgggtagcctaccagttttgcctaggcaaaatcggGTGGCCTACCCCTttttacctaggcaaaacgggtaggctacccgatttagcaaaatcgggtagcctacccgttttgcctaggtaaaaAGGGGTAGGCCACccgattttgcctaggcaaaactggTAGTTCATACggtcggtccatggaccggaccgtatgggctacccgtttagagtaaattcaacgaaaaaaaaaagttcgattcaagttaaattcgttaaatttcagattattggttaatacgaaacttagatgttcaagtatttttcattgttttggaggcatgatttttcttcgttttgttcttcggagttgagagaatttcatttttttgaatgaaaaatgaaaagggcaaaaatgtcaaacaggaggcgacggtaaggaaaataggggcgacgaatagcaaaaccctttacaaatggTCTTctaaaatatacaaaaaaaaaaaaaaagttccaaTTTATTGACAATTTTGTTTGGAAAGTGCAATGTGATGATAAAATGACATTTCAAGATGCACAAAACAACTCTAATTTActgacaaatttatttaaatcttCTATTAAACATGGATAACATTTttgaaaaagtaaaattttaCTATTTCGTACTTGAAAAGTAAATCTACATTTCCCAAACAATCAAATGTTTTGAACATTATCCTTAAATTCTTACATATTTTAGAAAACTCTTGTTTTTCATTTGTCAGTcctttttaaaacataaatttttattttgcttaTGGTTTTTCAAATGAAAGtccataaataaaaataaaaattaaaatggtcAATTAACAAAATACGAAAAGCTCCAGAGCTCAAAAATGCATTTTGCACAAATTCTATACAGTATTACTAGTCAACTTTTAACAATTACAACTTAAAATTTGGATAACGTGAACAGAACAAGGCCAAAGTTCCAATTAACTACTTTTGTAATACATTACTAGAGGCAATATAAATTATGGTGTTTCTTCACATGGGGCTACCTGAGAATAAATTGAATCCACCATGTAACCATCATTCAGACGTGGGGAAGCAGGAATCCAGTAGGCCTTCTGAATTCGTCCGTTTTAGTCCTTAGATTACCTTCCTATGCCCGCCAAATGCCCATATCTGAGATTTAAACACCGATAAATCAGATACATTCATCTGAAACTTTACTGCCAGTTCATAcataaaacaaattaaagcGGGTAAGAGGCATTGGAATACTTGTATCTCAATCACAACATTTTCAATAGAAGCTGTGGAATACATGACGGGTATTACATCCGAAAGTATATTTCTTATTACATGAGACAACAGCATTCAGATGGTTCCAGTGACACTTCAAAACTGATCATGTCATCCCCAACCTAATACTCATTGCATGAAGATGACATGTTTTGGTTAGGTGTATACATGTGCTTCCCGAGagaattttctctcaaaaaattatatatgtgttGGTAAAGTatcataaatattattattatttttagcaAATGTTGAAACACCCTTAAGGTCAAAAGTTATATCATGGTTTAGTGTATAGTTTGACAGTGTCGAATAGGAATTCCTTGAACTTAATTTGGCAAGTAACAAGAAATCAGACTTGAAATGGGGCTAGCTTTTACTAGGGAAATGTTTGATATTACATGTGCTGGATTGGAGGGAAGCAAGCTTATATAAAGGAATCTGTCACAAATTTATATGGaattaattgaaagaaaaatGGAGTGACTTATTTGCAGACTAACCTTTAGGTTGGTATCATAACTTCCTGTACACAAGGCACTTCCATCTGCTGACAAGCCTAAACAGCTTATCCTGCCTTCATGTGAATTCTGCAGAGCTCCCAAGTCTAAAACAGCCTGCAAATGATTGAAATTGCAATTATAATTCAAGTCAACCGATCCATACAACAGAGCAAAGTGCATATGCATCCGAGGAAATTTTAATTGGCGCAGATGAGTAAAAGCTAGATTTGTAGTCATTAGATAACAGTTCCAGCACTCAGTTTAGCACACATTACCCGCACTTATAGCGGGGGATATGAGCTGCCTCGTATGCAATTATTTTCCAGAACTTTACACCTCACAAGAGGAACCATAGCATAAATTCAAGTACTTAGACCACAAGAAAAAGGCAAAAACTGCAGTGAAATTTAGAAAAAGGTATATGAAGAGGGAAATTCTCACATATCCATTCAAGTAACAAATGGTGCAGATGATTAGAAACTGATAACATCACACCCCTTATGTAGAATTTGGAAAATGATATTAACAACAGAAGGAGAAGAAAACTCAAATCCCTGCAGAACTTAAAGACAAAATACAAGGCATATCCTTACAGTAAATCTGTATACCTGAGCCAATAAAGTATCCCAAACATAGCAAGATCCATTTGAATATGCAGCAAAGAGAAGTCTTCCCGATATGGAGAATGCCATAGAGGTCACATGCCGAACCTCATTGTCATCATGCTCTTGATAGTATACCTGTAGTTGGTGCCCAGTTCTAATGTCAAACAACCTACAAGTTCCATCATCTGAGCCTGTTCCAAATCTATTGCCATCTGGAAAGAACTTTACAGTATTAACATCTCCCTCGTGCCCATGAAAATTCCGTACAGCTCGACTTGCAACACGTGTGTCCCACAATCGTGCAGTTGAGTCACATGAACCAGATACAAACATTCTTGAGTTTGATCCATTGATTGAGATGCTGAAATGCAGAATGTCATTGTATTTAATAATTCTGCTGCTCCACATTTTAATATGAAGTCACTTTCCATATTGTTATTTAGATTGTTATAATGTTGTACAATTCTCAATACCAATGAAATTTATGCGAAAAGGAACTTAATAAATCTGAATGATCTTGACATCAAAAGATAAATTATTAGATTACAAAAAGCAAACTCCTTCAAACATATATGGCAATTAGCCCTCCAATTACAAACCTCCAGTAAGTCAAAAACTCTGGAATGTTTATGCATTCATACTCATGCTAAAGGAAAgaattttcttctaaaataatatGCTTCATGGAGAGGATGGCAAAAGGATTAAAGGAATAAGCCTGAAGTTCTAAAACTATAAGTGATATACCTTAGCACATCAGCTGTGTGTCCAGACTGGAATTCTCCTCCAAACACAGAAGTTCGAAGACCGGTTGTAATGTCCCACAAAACACAAGTCTGATCACCGGAACTTGTAATCAGATGCGTGTCCTCATCTGGTACATACTGACAAGAGGAAATATAACCCTTGTGTCCACTAAGCATCTTTGATACTGGTATATTCCCATCCTTATCAGCTGGTGAATTCAGATtgaaaattgaacaaacactGTCAAGACCACCACAAGCAACAGATTGGCCAGTTGGAGAGAAGGCACAAGTCATGACCCACGCACAAGGCAGCTTTATGGAGTGAGTTTTTTGACTTGTTAGAGCATTCCAAACTATCAACCGCCCATCCTGAGATGCACTGACAATTCGATTCTTTTCAGCAGTCCAATCCAATGAATACACCTGCCATTTTCTAAAAAATTCAGATTCATTTTCATAGTAATAAATGACTTCATCTAAAGTTCAGTTATTTTCACGCGGTGCATAGAAGGTTGATATTAGTGTATTGAAATTAACTTTATATTAGTCATGTGGATATCAGAAATAATAGTTaaaatttccttttttttttccctaAAACTATTTTTTGTCAATCTGATGAATGCACCTGCGAGTTCCTAAAAGATTCAGATTTCATTTTCATATAATGAATGATCCATCTCAAGGTCGGTTATTCTCACACGGTACCTTGAAGGTTGATATCAAAATTAACTCTACTATATTCACGATGGATGACAAAAATGATAGTTCTAACTATTACTTAGAAAATGGGATTTAGGTtttctttatttgtttttataagAGATACAAATAATAAAGAGCCTGAGGTAATCATTTATGACAATAAATCTGTATTAGACAACCAAGCAAGAAATAAAAGCCATGGATCTAAGAATCCAGCTGTGCAGATACAGATTGGCACCAATTTAGTTGTGCCCATGTGCTTTCAAGCATTTCAGCACCAGAACGAGCTTCAAATTTATATGTACACGAGGCCAAGCAGGCCAAATTAAAGCCACATAAGAATTTGAAGAGTTCCACAAAGTGCCAAAATGCGAGAAAGGCAGCAGAAGGgacagaaaaagagagcaaATAAGGGGATTGAACTTCCACAAAAGAATGATCATTGATGAATGAAGTTAATAAATATCAATAACTGTACAGCAAAAAAATAGTGGAGTCAACTTCAATCTAGATGATAAAACCTTCCAAGGCTTCCTTAAGCATTGTCATTATAAATCATTCTATTGTAAGCATATTTTGCCAGAATTCTAGAGGCAGACAGTGtatcaaagttttttttttttttctttgaaataAAACACTTCTTAATTATAGAATCGGAAGAAAGAACAACATTGAGATAGGGTGGTGGACATGCCAACACACCACAAACAGATTGAGAATTGAGCACCTTGGCTAAGAGATGAGAGGCCGAATTCGCTGAACGTTTTATATAAGAGACTGAGCAATTGCCTAGCTCTTTTAAGATACTAACACAATacaaaatgacctcaaaaccaaGCGGTTTACATATTTCTGAAATGCGTTCTGAGTTAACCATTGTCTCCATAAGAAACACTAACATGGGCCGGTGGACCTGCACCAGATCCTTTAGAACACTAACTGTTTGTGGGTTGTGCAGCCCACGGTAGTTCCAGCTTATGAGACTCATAACCCCATGCGGGCCTGGACTCCAGGACCCGCTCCATATCCGTTTTTTGATAAGATATCAGATTCTACTTCCATACTGACATGCTCCATGCGTGGCCGTTTTGGATCGTGAATAAATCTGTGGATTCTGACTCTCCTTATTGTTTGAACTGTCAATTCGGGAGGGGCCACCACTTGTTGGTATATTCTTGCTCCTAAACGCCCTGGATTTAAACTTATCCCCTTGTTCAACTTCATCAACGTTTGAACTGTCTAAATTATCCTCATCAACTGCCTCCAATGGATTCCTCAGCCATCTCCCCTCCAATCTGATTCAGTGATGGTGACTCCCTTCACAGGCTTCCATATTGATGCTAGCATATTCTTCATACTTTTAAGGTGTACAGATTTGGTTGTTAGAAACTGACCAACGGCAAAGTAGAAACATTGGTTCGTAGGATTAACATGTTCTTCTCCCAAAATCACCCCGTGTTCCTCATCGTCTTCTAAACATAATCGGGAATAGGCCTCCATTAATCCCTTCCCTTTGTCCATTGAAAATCAGGTCGAAACCCTAACTTGTAAGGTAAGTATCGCAGGAAATATAATTAGGTTAAAAACTTCTCAAGAGAGAAGACAGTAAACGCTCCAACAGGAGGGACTGAAAGCTAGAAGTTATTTAAACAGAAAAGAtgtttaagaaaagaaaaagatgaacaaacaaaagaagagAAGTAAAGATAAAAtcttcaagtaaaaaaaaaggtaatagagtagagaaagaaagatgaagaagaaacaaTGAACTGGATGAATGGTAGAAGGAGACTCTCATCGGGCCGTCCTTGGAAAATTGTTCCTAAGATTTCCCCAAAACAATGGCTGAGTGGAAGCAGAAACTAAATAATATGAATAAATCAGAAAGTGAATGTACAAGGGAGAGAGTAAGAGGATGAAAAATGCATCAggcaaataaaataaagttcAGAGACTCATCCAATCCCCCAGATGCGAGGTACCAAATAGGTTGAGGCAGTTGGAAATTGATAAACTACAATTTAACCCCTAAACTTGTACCCAAGAGACAACTTGTTTTTTCTTGACCGATCCACCCTAACTCGCCATCTGGTTCATTCAACTCAACACTTGTATAGTACTAAATTGAGTAACAAGTTGCCTTGAATCAACAGAAaaatgggttaaatgcaccattggtcactgaatctacatggttgtctcaaaatggacactctaacttcaatttgtctcaataaaatcactcaactttgagttttgtctcaattaggctACTCAAGTGATTAAAAGGCATCAAAATGATGACATGACTAACACGTCAGCATGAGTCAACTCAGATCAAGCGACACGTGTCTTCCAGGTATGCATCACTTGGCTGCCACGTGTccattatttttatgaaaaaaaacaaaatttagtttttttcataaaaataaacgACAAGCGGCTGCCACATGTCCTTTCGGTCAGAgatttgagttgactcatgATGACGTATCGGCCACATCATCATTCTGATGCCTTTTAATCAcgggagtgacctaattgagacaaaactcaaaattgagtGCTTTATTGAGACCAATTGAAGTTgaatgaccattttgagacaaccatgtaagttcagtgactaATGGTATATTTAACCCacagaaaaacacaataaagtgTAAGCTAGCTAAACAACTAGCCAAGAAACATACTAAGAAAGGCTAATCTCGGATTCTTAACCTAGTTAACTACAGATTAAATGGTTTAGCTAACACACGGAAAATACTCTGGCACTGTTGTGGCTACTCCAAGGATCGCGATGATCAAAGATGGATATTAAACTATTAGTATCAATTTAGCCAAAGTTTAAGGGTGAAAAGTAACATGTTATGTGTTTACAATTTGAGACGTAAAACATGATAATTGATAATCTCCTTGTAATAGAAAAAAGAATAATTGTGAATAATAATTGTATTCTATATTCACTTGATCAAGGTAAGTCAAACAATCACAATTACTCAACATTAATGTTGATTTATAAGATTAAGCTACTGTTATGGAAGGTATGACTATACATTCTGTAACACTCCCCTTCAAGTTGGAGCATAGATATTAATCATACCCAGCTTGATAAATATAGTTGATTTGTGCTCCTGGTAAAGCTTTGGTGAACACATCCGCTAGTTAGCTCCCTATTCTGACATGTGGAATAGAGATTGTACCATCTTCTAGCTTTTCTCGAGTAAAATGACAGTCAACCTCTATATGTTTGGTTCTTTCATTAAACACGGGGTTGTTTGCAATATAGATGGATGCTTCATTATCATACCACAACTTCGTTGGTTTTGTATGCGCAAACCCAATTTCACCAAGTAGATGACGTAGCCAAACAAGTTCACACTAGTCTACGTCATAGCTCGGTATTCAGATTCTGCACTCGATCTAGAAACTATAGGAGATTACCCCCCAACAAATATACAATATCTAGTGGTAGAGCGTCTATTTGTACAGTTTCCAACATAATCTGCATATATGAAACCTTCTACAGTGTGATGACCATGGTTTTGATATAATAAACCACGTCCTAGTGCACTCTTTAGATATCTCAGAATATAACTGATTGCATCCCAATGTGATGTCCTAGGAGAGGACATGAATTGACTTACAACACTCAATTTCAAGACAAGTAAACCGCCATCTTCAACCGTTAACTTCATAGTTGGTATCATAGGAGCATCACAAGTCTTTGACTCGGTTAAGCTAACATCATTCAATGGGTCTATAGAGTATTTCCTCTACGTTAGACATATTCCTCTACTACTCTCTATTCCCGAGAAGTATTTCAAAGATCCAAGATACCAAGGAACTCTTTTAGTTTCGTAATTCGATCGTCATCATTTCCAGTGATCACAGTGTCGTCAACATACAAAACAAGCACAAAAAGATTGCTTCAATCCATATAATGACTTTTTCAACTTGCATATCTTCCAGACTCCCTCTAAGCAACAAACACTGGTGGTTGctccatataaacctcttcaCCTAAATCTCCATTCAAGAAACCATTTTTTACATCAAGTTGATGAAGCGGCCAATTGTAAATGGAAGCCAAGGAAATGAGCAACCGAACAAAAGTGAGTTTGGCAATATGAGAGAAAGTATCAAAATAAATCAATGCCATATGTCTGAGCATATTTTGGCGGCCAAACGAGCATTTAATCAAGCTAATGCATCATCAAGGTTCATTTTAACAGTGAAAACTCCTTTGCAACCAATATATTTCTTCTTGACCAGAAGAAAAACAAGATCCAAAAGTGTGGTTTTGTTCCAGAGCTTTCATTGTTTCTCGCCAACCAGGATAAGCTATAACATCCGAAATAGATGATGGAACAACAATAGAATATAAAGAGGCGACAAAGGACTCAGAGGAAGGTGAAAATGTATTATAagaaacaaaagaagaaatcgGATAAGTGCAAGTACGTGTACCTTGTCGAAGAGCTATGGGAGGGTTAGGGCTAGGATTAAAAGGTGTAAGGTTTGGAGCCGAAACAGACGAGGGAATACTGGTGTCTGAACTTACAGCAGTTGCCTCAATCGTAGGTTGCACACACGCTGAGAGTAAACATGACGAATAATAGGCCGAAAGGGAGGAGAAACAACGTGTTCGCTTACATGAAGTCATCATCAATGTTATCGGAAGGCATAGCCGGAGAGGACGATGTTGGACGAAAGAATGATGTATTTTCAAAGAACGTGGCATCTGCAGCGGCACCCTAATGAgtaacaagagtacctttctAAAATCGAGAGTATCCCAAGAAGACACACTTAAGAGATTTGAGATCAAGTTTTGATATCTGAGGACGCATATCTTGAACGAAACAAATACACCAAAAAATTTGAGGTGCAAAGGAAAAAGACTGTGAAGGAAAGAGAATAGAGTACGAAATTTGACGTTTAGAACAACGAAAGGAATACGACTGATGAGATAGCAAGTAGTGGAAGCGACATCTGCCTAGAAAACTTTAGAAAGTTGCATTTGAAACATTATTGCTCGGGTGACTTCTAACAAATGTCGATTCTTACGCCACACCACTTTGCTGAGGTGTAACAATACAAAAGGTCTGATATAAGACTGGAAAGTGATGGATAAGTATTCTTTGGCTTTGGCTTTGGCATTGGCATTGTCACTTCTCAAAATGCGAAGATTTTATTAAATTGTGTTGTAATTTCAGCATGAAAAGTAcaacacattaaataaatcaaaACTATACTTTAAAGGATAACGCCATGTGACATGAGAAAAATcatccacaaaagtcacaaaataaCGATAACTGAGTTTAGACTCGACAGGGCAAGGACCCCACACATCAGTGTGAACTAACACATTTACTTTGTGATGTTTAGCAAATTGACAAAGTTCACATTCCATATTAGATTCCCGCTGAAGACTAGGACACAATTTCTTCAATACGGGAAGAGACGGATGACCAAATTGACAATGAAGTTGTAGCAGAGAGGAGCTTGTGCGTGCAATCGATCTTGGCACCACTTCAGATGAGTCAAGAACATAAGTCCTTCACCAGTTTCTCTCTACCAACAGTCTACTTCGTACCAAGATCCTGAAAGAGGCAATAAGTGAGAAAGAAAACAATACAACAATCAAGGGTTTTGGTGAGATCACTAACTGATAAGAGATTAAAAGGAAATTGAGATAAACACAAAACAGAGGATAAAGAAATTGTGTAGGTTGGATGAGTTATTCTATGTCCATTTATCTTAAGGGCTTTGGTGAGATCATTAACTGATAAGAGATTAAAAGGAAATTGAGATAAACACAAAATAGAGGATAAGAAATTGTGTAGGTTGGATGAGTTATTCTATGTCCATTTATCGAGGCTGTAGTCTCACTAAGTAACATATGGTAGATTGGTAGAAGTATAAAAAGAAGAATGCATGTCTTGCTGATAACATGATCTGTAGCACCATAATCAATGACCCGCCTACGAGATGAGGTGGAGAGGCAAGCAACATGACTATCTATCTCAGCTAAAGCAGTAGTGGAAGACTGTGGTACACCATGATCAAGAGAGAGCTACTGTAACTCTAGCATATCTATCTACCGAAATCGTGACTGTTGGAGCAGGAGATGATAGGATACCATCATGGGCAACCACGTTGGCAAATTTCTTGGTAGTATTCTGCCCGGCGTACTGCGAAGACCTACCATGTAACTTCCAACATTTCTTCTTGATGTGGTCCTCACTGCCACAATGATGCCAAACTCGATGAGAATTACGAGCATGATTCTGAGGACCACCATTGACCCACGATTCATATTGCTGATCAGATTGTTGTTTCTTGAGTTACTATACTAGCAGTCATGTCACCACCATCCTTATAGACAGGGAGCAGCCGAGAATAAAGATCGGAGAAAGATGGAAGTGTTCCGCTAGTCAATATCGGACTACGTGCTATATCATACTGAGGAGCAAAGCCCGCATTGAACAAATACATGTTCCTCTTCTTCTTACATACATTGGATATCGGCAACAACAGGAAATTTAGCTCGTTTCTCCTCAAAGGCCCGTTTAGAGTCATTGTAATACCGAATAATGAAACATAGTATGATCCATCTGTTCAGAATGATAAACCTTTAACAATAGGCTATGAACACGAGACAAGTCCAGTTTACTTGTATACATAGACTCCAAATAGTACCATAATTCCTTGGTAGTGTCAAGGTGAGTGATAATGTCATCAACAATGGGATCCAACATCTTATGAAGCATATTAAACATGTAGTCCGCCATCATCCACACCTTCCTAGCCTCGACATCAGTTCTTGGTGGGGGATGACCAACCAAATGATCCCCTAAATCAGCACTATTAACAAACCTAGAAATGGTTCGTTTGCATTAGCCATAATCCTTGGCTCTAGTCAATTTTCGATCCGTAATTTTAGCATTCCCAAAGGTACCACAACTCAAccgaacaataataataaaggcCACAATATTGTTTACTTCAAGAATAACCACACCAATAAAATAAAGAAGGGCAGAATAGGCCAAACTCTACTGGAGAAATCACTAAAGTCAGAGAACCACAGAAAACCAAATGCAGAAACCCAACCGGACAAAGAAGCCGAAGTCAGAGGAGCAATGACCAAAATCACCAAAAGAGAGAACCAACTGGACATATAAGCCATAATCAGAGAGGCGACATTGTCAAAAGAAAAACAGCTGTGAACGGAATTCGCCGACGAGTGGGGCGGTGTGTGGCTCACTCGCGATGATTCTAGCACCAAATTTTGCAGATCGGCCGATCAATGACCGGGAGAGAGATTGGGGATGCAGTGAGATAATTGGAGGATTTTAAAAAATGAACTACTCAATGTTCCTCATAACAAAACAACTCTGAGAAACTTAACTCGATGCCAAATGCTACACTGTGATACCATGTAACGAGGAgggaagagaaaaaaataattgtATTCTATATTTACTTGATCAAGAAAAAAGGGTTACAAATACACATATTTATACACACTAGAAAGGCTATACAAGGTAAGTCAAACAATCACAATTAATCAACATTAATGTCGATTTCCTAAGATTAAACTAATGTTATGGAAGGTATGACTATACATTATGTAACACACGTGAGAAATGCGTTTCACATGAAAGAAAGAATTTGCCATGCTTGTTGATGAACTCCATATGAGTTACCATGTTTTATTGCATCAAACGAGGTGTTGAAGAGTGTTCTCAAAATTTATCACAATATCTAGAGATAAGTACTTCTTACGTTCTCTAACATCTGTTCTCGATAAAGAGTTCTGTGGAACTTAATCCTACAGGGATTTTATACATCTCAGT includes these proteins:
- the LOC136208746 gene encoding guanine nucleotide-binding protein subunit beta-2; this encodes MSVAELKARHVTATETVNTLRERLKQKRFLLLDTDVAGYARAQGKSPVSFGSTDLVCCRTLQGHTGKVYSLDWTAEKNRIVSASQDGRLIVWNALTSQKTHSIKLPCAWVMTCAFSPTGQSVACGGLDSVCSIFNLNSPADKDGNIPVSKMLSGHKGYISSCQYVPDEDTHLITSSGDQTCVLWDITTGLRTSVFGGEFQSGHTADVLSISINGSNSRMFVSGSCDSTARLWDTRVASRAVRNFHGHEGDVNTVKFFPDGNRFGTGSDDGTCRLFDIRTGHQLQVYYQEHDDNEVRHVTSMAFSISGRLLFAAYSNGSCYVWDTLLAQAVLDLGALQNSHEGRISCLGLSADGSALCTGSYDTNLKIWAFGGHRKVI